ATCTTTTGCCCTAACTGCATTTGTACTATTGAGaaaaacatgtaaacacacgaggccatgaggaggaggaggatgtgcattcttccacctccgcaacattgccagactccgcccatcactgacccaatccagcactgaaatcctagttcactcatttgtcacatcacgcatagactactgcaacgccctcctcaccggactccccaccaaactcatcaacagactgcagatcattcagaactcagccgcccggatcatcacccgcaccaaatcatctgaccacatcacccctgtcctcattcaacttcactggctcccagtacactaccgcatccaatacaaaaccctactcctcacctacaaagctctccacaacctagcccccagttatctctgcgacctcctccaagaatacactccctcccgctccctccgctcaacctctgctggactactatgtatccccacatcacgactcacttcaatgggtgcccggtcattcagctgttcagcacccaggctctggaactccctccccccacacataaaacagtcagacaccattacaaccttcaagtcacaactcaaaactcacctgttcaaactcgcacacaacgtctaactgatcactgttttgattgttttttagttttgtcctgtttttgttttgtttatttcttattgcttatgtttatttatttatctttttccacaatgccttgtttttttttaaaaattgtatgatgactatatgctctgtaaggtgaccttgggtgttttgaaaggcgcctctaaataaaatgtattattattattattattatgtggcGGATGATCTTTCCTTATGAGCTGTTGGTGTGTGGACACATCTGCCGACCTTCAGTCCCTCTGCTTTTAGGATCCTCCACAAAAAATCGGACGCATTCTCTGTATCAAACTTCCTTCCATGTTTGTTTAATTTAGGTTCACTTAAATTTAAATTTAACCATATTTGATTGGCATTTTATGAATCATCCCAaaatagtacagtagtatagagTGTTTTTTAGTTTCTCAATGGTTGTTGTGACTTGATGCCATTATGTATTTTAGTGTCATCCCGTTTGAAATCAAAAACTATTTTTTCCGTCCTTATTAATGTACAATAAGGTTTTGAGATTTTATACAATCTAATCTATTCCATTTTTACATGTATGACTTTTAACTGCTTAATGGAAAGGTTCCCATCACACAGTATAGAACAAATATCCCCAAGAAACAAAGCATCTGAATCTATTTCAAAGGTTGGATCTTCGTGATGTTACATTTTTCCTAGAAAAGGGAAACCGGTTTGGACGTGTGTTTTGTCACGGGTTGCTACTGTCTCTGCATCTAAATTAAACTGTGTTGCTTtgggaaaaacacacatatatctTATAGATATCTCATTGAAAGCTTTGAGGTCCTGGGCACGGCTATCATTCAATTGGAATGATTCGTGGTCACATAGGGGAAGGTTCTCCCATATACATAAAGGACCTGGGGGGAAATCAAATAAATTATTTCTAATCAGGAGGCGAGATGCGAGGCCTGTGCAATACAGAGGACAGGATTAGAGAGGCACGGGACAAGGGAGACAAAGCGTCTATCTTATGCTTAATAGGAACAcatcatgtgtgtatgtttgtgagtgtgtgtaagtatgaGTTCATGTGtcttagagtgtgtgtttgtgtgtgttatcatgtgagtgtgcatgtaagtgcatgtgtgtgtgttcacatgtgagtgtgcatgtaaatgtgtgtgtgtgtgtagtatgtgttcacatgtgagtgtgaatgtaagtgtgtgtgtgtgtgtgttcacatgtgagtgtgcatgtaaatgtgcgtgtgtgtatgcatgtgtgtgtgtgtgtgtgtgcatgtatgtgtgtgtgtgtgtgtgttgttcacatttgagtgtgcatgtaagtgtgtgtgtgtgtgtgtgtgtaaagtcctCGTGTGTGTCACATGGGGGAGGGTCTGTCAGAAACACAGAGAAGCACATTCTTTCTCCCCAATGGTCTCTTCAAAACAGCAGCTGGGACAGGTGTGCTTTTACTGACGATAGAAAGCATATTTACTGCTGACTCCTtcgctgtgtgctgtgtgtgtgtgtttgtgtgtgtctgtctgtgtgtgtgtgtgtgtgtgtgtgtgtgtgtgtgtgtgtgtgtgtgtgtgtgtgtgttaatgctgAGTTTGCACACTGTTTAACGTCACACAGGCTATTTGAGAAAACTTTGAAATTATTGTTATCACCGAGGAAACAAAGGCCATATATCATTTGATTTGGCCATGGTTGCCACAGTTTCAGGGACGGCCTCAGTAGGCCCCATGTGCAAGCTGCCATCTTGGGAGAAGGCATATGCTTAAGGATTCCTTATCATGAAGGATTATAACAACAAAGCCCCAAACACATTgaatgtgtctgcgtgtcttcAAATGCGCTGTGTACACTAATGTTGTGTGTAtgagtctgagagagagagtatgtgtgtgagtgtgtccatCCGAGCaagaatttgtgtgtgtacattaggttggtgtgtgtgtgtgtgtgtgtgtgtgtgtgtgtgtgatgtaaggGGACAGTCCGTGGTCCGGGAAACAGAGGGATCCTGTTTGTGCGCTCCAGTCCATTGTTCAGCTGGTACccccctccgacccccccctctcccccacaacACCGTGACACCAGCCATGAATGTCTCCTTACAAAATGCCTttgcagaagaaaaaaaaatcgtaaaaGTTGGCTTCCTTCCAAAGacagcgccacacacacacacacacacacattgtgatgTTGCTGTTATTCCACACCCAGTTCACAACACCATCTCTACATGACCtttaacacacacgcatgcgcacgcacatacacatatacgcacgcacacacacacactcacagacgcacacacacacactcacagatgcacacacacacactcacagatgcacacacacaaactccactcacacaggcgcacacacgccACACGCATGGATACACACCCATGTGTCTGACTCCATACAGAGCGGTTAAATAGACTCACACTTGTCTTTTAACGCCTACTAATCCCTCACATCTCCCCTGGCTCCATTATTCTATTTACTGAATTAAAAAAGCATAATTGTCCTTTCTTCCTGTTTACCTGTCAGGACCAACCTGTTCCCGCCTCGCTCCCTCGTCTGCACGCCATCACTGAATGGATCGGGACTTTCACTGGAACAGTTTCTCTCTAATTGTGCTGGTCGTCTATACATGTAGTAAGAGAGAAGAGATTAGGTGACTAACTCAGACACACCTGTGGCCCACCATCCCTGTGGACCACAGCTCCACCGCCTCAGATCCACAGCCCACGTTTTATTATGCCGTGTGTGGGGCCATCCTGTCCCAATTCTTTTAAAGTCTTTATTTTATTCCTTCCTTTCATCCTTCCTGTATACTCCCCCGCCcccattctctttctctcccttaaTACCTTTAACTCACACAcccatggacgcacacacatacatatgcaaggacacacacagtaactttattttaaacaatacacacactgtatacaccAATTAACATGCACACATTAACATACCCTCTGCATATTTTaatactatcacacacacacacacacacacatgtaccttTTTTATACCACTTCATCACAGCACTGGTTTGCCTGTCACAACACTTTAGAGATTAGAAGGAcactgtgtgtacacacacactgagaaccCCTGATATGGACTTTCCCACCACTGCCCCAGTGTACtcgttctctcacacacacacacacacacacacacacacacacacatacacaaaagatcTCTCGTCCCATATTGCCCTTGTAGTTTTAGCCTGGattcctctctcgccctcttctTTCCACACATTCCCATGTCAACTCATTACTACAtgcaaaacaaactaacaaacaaaacaccacCATCCACCAATAACTCATTTAAATAGTAAACTGCAGCTGTTTCCTTTATTGCCAAATCTAGCGGTTTTGTTCCTGTTGAAGCTGAAACAATCACATgaattgtttatatttattataaaaacaCAACCAGCTACCAGCAAATCAGTCCTCAAACAAGACAAAATCAATAAAGAAGTATGGCTCATTTTTACAGAGCAGAGATGATTATAAAAATAACATCCACAATGTGTGTATGTAGAAAAAGCCACATCCATTTATAAATTGATGTAATTTATGTAACAtctttatattttatatcttTATCATATTTATACACATACTGAATGTATACATGGCAGGTCTGAATAGACACCCCCACTACCCTCTCTGAGCGAGTGTCATGATCTAGCGCTCTTGTCAAAACACAGGATACGAGGATGTACAGAAAGCTTTGTCTTTTGGCACTACAAGGCATTGGGGAGATATGGGCTGGCAGAGATCAGATGGCAGAGCAGTCAACAGGATGTGCAACGATCCCTGGCGACTTAAGACATAACAGAAGACACTGAGGAGGCCACTGCAGAAAGGAGACACAATGGTCTCTCATCTGTAGATCAACTCAGTATGTCAAGTGTATGCACACATGTCCCTTCATTGTATATGAATGCCTCATGTTGACTTACAATTCAAAATAGGGTTATGGGTCGCATGCATTACCATATACATTGAATTGAGTCCCCATTTTATGGATGCATACCGCATCTCTCTGCTGAGGTAGAATAACACAATCCAACAAGAGAGGGtctaacaacacaacacattgtGTTACACCCTTATCCACCCACAGAGGCATCAGCCGGTTAGAAATGGTGGCACAAGATGAGTCTCGTAGGACAACAGTGTGCTCACAGAGCATAACCCGTCGCTCATGATGGGGGTCCGCTTGTTAAGGCCATTTCCATCGAGCATGAGAGAGACACCCTTTCACTGTTTGAGGGGCTTGTAGCCTGGAGACGACTCGGCGACAGAGGAGAACCTCCAGAACAGGAATAGCCGGATGAGGCTGGTGAAGATGCCCGGTGTGTTTGGGacctaggacacacacacacacacacacacacacacacacacacacacacacacacacacacacacacacacacacacacacacacacacacacacacacacacacacacacacacacacacacacacacacacacacacacacgttaaagcAAGGTAAAatctcacagtgtgtctttaCCGTGTGCATGCATTAGGTGGTGCTCTCTCCCACCATGATGTAGTTGTCGTGGAGCTGCAGGCCGTACAGcacccaggaggtggaggtgaagaaggTGGCCACGGTCAGAGGGAAGGACAGACACTCAAGGTTGCGTCTGCGCACTATCCCCACCTGGCagcagggaggagatggagacggtagaggaaggaagaaggcaacaaagaaagacagagagagccgAAAGGAAGAACAAAAAGGCAAGAAgtcaataaacaaacaaacaaacattgaaCACAACATATACAGTAAATAAATGTGTTACAAGGGCGGTATTTCGTTTTGTCAGGATCTGTGCTCTCGGACAGAATCCATACATCTTCCATATGCTTTGGGTAAGCAAAGTGTCAACATAAGATACATGAACCCTATAGTGAGAACCCAAAATGAACAAAATATAACCACGGGGATTGGCTAAcaatacacacgcgcacacacccacacatacacacacacagaagacagaCAACAACAGGAAGACACCGATGGGGGAAAGAAAGGGAGGAAATGAACATGGGGTGTCATTCCAGAGTCAGGCAGATGGAGGgcgggaggacgaggagaggacAAACAGGAAGGTAGATGGAGCCACGAGatgacacagagggagacaaaTCAGAGAATGGATGTAGCCATTTGTTTCTACACTGCTGACGGGCTCCTTTGGGCAGTTCACAGGGTTTGCTAGACACACATTAATGCTGCTGTGTGTCGGTGCTAGGAAAGAAGAGAAACAGGACTCAATCAGCAGATGGGTTTGGGTATGATTGTAACTCTCCTGAGGTGGTGGTTGCTCCCACAGCCTGCAGCCATCATTATTGTTTTACAGTAAACATGCTGGGCTTCATATTAACTGATTGGGCAACGCGTACCTCTGAAGGTCTTCCCCATAGGGAGGCGCTTCCTGCTTTGTATTCTGATCCTCTGGCACTTTAGATTTGAGAAAGGCTTTACTAAACGTTCACCTCTGACCACTGAGAGTCTGCATACAATACTCACCACTAAGAAATGTTACATTTCACAATCACAGTAGCTCTTCGCCAACGTTTCCAGGAAGTAATGAGAGCATTGCACAGTCATCCCTCGAACCCACTCCAAAATGGATCACGAGCCGGTCCCCTGAACCTATCCACCTCAAAATCTAACCTTAGAAAAATAGATAGTACTGAGACATATTAGTACCGAGCCTCAATTCCAGGCTCTGAGAAGAAATTCTACAACATTTGGGGACCCCTtttgaaatactttaataaCAACCAAGTGGCATAACAGGGTAACTTTACCCTTGACACGAAAACTTCAAACTTCATGTAAATAGCAACGCCCAAAATGTCATGAATTGTATACATATTGTGCCTAAGACTAGCCTAGTTTTAATAATCAGGGGATGGGacgggtgggaggggagggacggGTGGGAGGAGAGGGTTGCTTTTGTCATTTGAACTGCCACTGttgttcattttgtttttaCTCTATTACCAAATACTTTACTGTTGTATAACCCACATCAATGTGATATATCTACTCAACCCCGGGAACGTTTGTTGAAATAAGAAAAACTCAATAAAAGTATTTTGAAAAGAACTAGATAGCAACCATCTGTTCAGTGTATCATAGAGACTGACTGCCCTTCCAGCCGGTCTAGTGTCCCTGGGAACAGGAGAAGAGACCCAACATGTGGAAGAGATACTGTCCTTCCTCATGCCTCCAGGGCTTCACTAGGAGGGGTCTTTTGTCATCCGGGCTCGACGGACAGTAAATCAGGACGATAAGCATAAGACATCTGGAACGTTATAAAGAGTCCAAAGATTTGACAAATGGAAGGTAATTTGTACTAAACTCTCATTCTTTTGAAAGATATCAtctgaaaatacacaataagATAGGAGTTtaggacacattcacacaattgCTAATTCACAATTACCAACCAATGACAGAGTCCTTATCAGATGATCGTATCCAGAGCGTCTCACACTGAATCAGATACaagtcatgaaggagcaggtagggtcagTCATCAGGAAAATATAATCTAAAGTTTGCCTACAGGTAGGTTGTGGACTTGAGGGAATCGAACCACAGCATGTTTCAGGTCTGGGAACACACTAGCCAGTACACTATCCCTACAAGTAGACTGCAGACGTGGGGGAAGAGAACCTCAACATTTCAGCAGGGACTAGGAGTCAACTCCACACCACCCCTCCAGTATCCTACAGCTACCATAGGTTATAGAGTGCTGTATATTTCATGGAGTAGGGGTGGGCTAGATGGCCCAAATCATCTATCACGACATATAACGATAACATTATATCACAATAAAATTATTTGCATGGAAATTCAATCAATAAATTGTTGAGATCAAATGATCATATACCAGGACCTATTTTACCATAAACCTATGATTTACATACTTGAAATACGACAGGTACTCCATCATATTTGATCACTTTCCTCAAACATGTTTGTTTGATATTTGACGATGTAGCTGTTCAGAAACTGATTAGCGACATAGTAAACCACACTATGGCCGTAGGGAGGCTCCCAGGCTCCTTACCAGGTCGATGAGGGGGGAGGCGTACATGCACACAGTGACCACGCTGCAGGTGAGGCCGAGCTGGGCCAGCTGGTCCTCTCCCGGGGGCAGCAGCACGCAGAAGTACAGCCAGCCTGCGGCCAGCACCCCTGCCGCCACTGAACTCTTACCCATCACGTGGCGCTgatagaaccacacacacacacacacacacacacacacacacacacacacacacacacacacacacacacacacacacacacacacacacacacacacacacacacacacacacacacacacacacacacacacaaagcaccgTTGACAGGAGGTAGAACATGTTGCTCCACGCTCACCTGCAGATCTGCTTCAGGGTATTATTTGAGCCAGCAAATCTTTTTTGTTCCTTCTCGGTTAGGGAAGGCTGTCTTGTTTGGCATACCTAGCCGTGTTTTCGTATATATAGATAAAGTAACGAAGGTGTAACTAGGAGTGCGTTTGTAATACTAGTATGTTTGTGACCCGAACCCAGATAAGCAGTTGAAGATGAGGGATGAGTGAGTTTGTAATGctgagtatgtgtgttttgtgatttGCAGTGAGTTCAGCTGTGGTGAAGACAAACCTTTTCTTTGGTGTAGTGGCAGTAGGAGATGATGTACAGGACCTGGAGGCAGGCTCCGATGACGTTCACCAGGATCACCGTCCCGTCTTTCTtcaacatcccataatataaCCATCCCAGATTACTATGGACGCAAGAACAACACACTAGAATATTAGAGTAATTTCAACTAGAagatgcatttcctgcagaaaatgcggtgagtgctgtacgacaaagtgaggttgaaaatattttttaataaagccacatagattaagacataaagaaacgttaaatggcttaaatcaagagaagggatttgaacaaaagttcaaagtctaaatggagtatacaatgtaaacatgcacaccatttaagaaaaagtaaatggttggaaacaaataaagtgacagctgaatgaatagcgcaaagcattgctaaaaatgcagaaatgtaaaaggtcaaatgtattgccctgcactgctggggtgtgcgtgtgcgtgtctttaagagaatagcgagccggtgtgtgattaaaagtagcccaatagagagcgggaaaaacagcccaatctggcagcactgcctgaacgtcctcccaAAGTAGtagattttttatttaacatgGACATGACAATATCATTGGACGAAACCAGATGCATTGTTTTCAGTGTATTAGCATAAATGCTCATTTTCAACACCTGTCCACAGGatgcttttaaaaataaataaataataataataataacaataataataaaaataaaataaacaaaacagaaacaagATGAAATACTAACCCTATAATATACATAAGCAAAGGCAGCATGATCAGACAATTAACCAGTTGTAAATTATTTGTGTGAGCAGTGAGCActgttgatttgatttgagCCGTTGCTTAAGTTCTCTGTTAAAAGTGTTGCTGTTAGTCTCTAGTTTTAAACTAGTGGGCAAGAGGTTCCATAGTTTTGccccctttgcagaggaaacagaCTGACCGAAAGATGTCTTGTACATGGGAACAAGACAATCACCATTGATGGAGGCTCGTGTATTTACCCGACGAGAGTTCTGACGTCTGATGGCCAATTCAGACAACAGTGGTGACACATGATTATTTACACACTTGAAAAACAATTTAAGATTACTAAAATTAATAACGTCATCAAAGgtgaacatttttttttttttttaatgccacAGTGATGCCATCTCATGGGTTTCCGGTCCATGACTTTTATTGTCTGTTTGTATATTGAAAAGATAGGTTTTAATGCGGTAGAAGAAGCTTGTGACCATGATGTTATACAGTATGACAAATGAGAAAAAATCGTGCAGAAATAATTTGGCCGTTTGACATGAAACGGAAACAGTTTAGATTTAGTTTGACCTTCTTTGCAACATACTTAATCTGCGTAACAAATTTTTAATTCTTATCCAGGATAATTCCCAAATATTTTACTTCATTTACTaattaataattcattcatttttgaTCCGTACCTCAAAAATATCGTTGATAGGCCTATTACGGATGGAGAAGCACATAGAGACAGTTTTCTTCACATTAATGGTCAACTGAGACAGCTcaagccattttgaaatgcTGAGTAATGCTTGTGTCAGGTGCTCACCTGCTAAGCTGGGTGTTTTACTGGACACGTGGATAACagtgtcatcagcatacatTTGACAGCAGTTTGGTAGGTCATTGATAtacatagaaaacaacagtggacCAAGTACAGACCCTTGCGGTACTCCCATGCTGTTGGCACGCAGATGGGACCTGACCCCATTGACCCTGACACattgctctctcccctccaggtaAGATGTAAACCACTGCAGAGCTTCTGATGAcattttgaactgttttaaCTTGTTTATTAGAGTACTGTGGTTTACCGTGTCAAAGGCCTTTTTTAGGTCTAGGAACACTGCCCCAACAACATTTCCTTTATCCATTGAAGCTTTTATGTTTTCAAGCAAATTACAATTAGCTGTTTCAGTTGAGTATTTCTGTCTAAACCCAAACTGCTGTGGATGAAGCAGctgatattattgaagatacaagtgtgtcgatttttaaatggtttgaacgaaggtaaacggctctgccgtcctcccattgactcccatgttaaaagtagaatatcttaaaaagcatAAGAATTTAAAAGATCTGAAAAGAAGCGCaagattccaagctattctgaatgtTTTTgtagtttgtagagaataagaaagaaagaaagaaagaaagaaagaaagaaagaaagaaagaaagaaagaaagaaagaaagaaagaaagaaagaaagaaagaaagaaagaaagaaagaaagaaagaaagaaagtaagtagtagctgaagtagtggtagtagctgaagtagcaggtagtagctgaagtagtagtagtactactccaaggggaagaccatcgttatcgtttttaagaaaaaaatagaaaaataaaaccgcgatttttttcaaagtgataaattattataaataattattattataaaattattataaagttgcccaacccgatagtatcgactatcggcgatcgctagggggcgctatcggacgatggaagcttgtagacgattgcccaaccctagtAGTAGTAGGTAGTACCTGAacaagtagtagtagctgaagtaatagtagtagtagctgaagtaatagtagtagtagctgaagtagtaggtagtagctgaagttgtagtagtagctgaagaagtagctgaagtagtagtagtagctgaagtagtagtagctgaagtagtagtagctgaagtagtagtagtagctgaagtataagtagtagtaactgaagtagtagtagtagtagctgaagtagtaatagcagtagcttaagtagtagtggtagctgaagtagtagtagctgaagtagtattagtagtagcagctgaagaagtagtagtagtagctgaagtagtactagtagtagctgaagtataagtagtagaagctgaagtagtagtagtaattgaagtagtagtagtagctgaagtagtaggtagtagctgaagtagtagttagtagctgaagaagtagctgaagtagtagttagtagctgaagaagtataagtagtagtagctgaagtagcagtattagctgaagtagtagtagcagctggAGTAGCattagctgaagtagtagtagtagctccagaagtagtagtagctgaagtagtagtagtagctggagta
The Gadus macrocephalus chromosome 6, ASM3116895v1 DNA segment above includes these coding regions:
- the slc50a1 gene encoding sugar transporter SWEET1 → MDFLVLLSWACIVFTVGMFSTGLTDLKKMMSTKSSDNIQFLPFLMTCLNNLGWLYYGMLKKDGTVILVNVIGACLQVLYIISYCHYTKEKRHVMGKSSVAAGVLAAGWLYFCVLLPPGEDQLAQLGLTCSVVTVCMYASPLIDLVGIVRRRNLECLSFPLTVATFFTSTSWVLYGLQLHDNYIMVPNTPGIFTSLIRLFLFWRFSSVAESSPGYKPLKQ